GCGGCGCGGACGGTCCCTGGTAGGGCCCGCCTCACCACAAGTCGGGGGACGGCGGGCATGATTCCGCCCGGGTGCGCGGCGGACACTTCAGGTACAGATCGCTCACCTACGGAGGTCCGCCATGAGCACCGTCATGGAAGCACCCAGAACCGACCCCCTGCCGCCCGTCGTGCACACCGCCGCCATGCTCTGGCTGGCGGCCGTGGCGTTCGGCGCGTTCGAGACCGTCCTGATGGTCGCCCAGCTGCTGTACGAGGGCACCGCCACGGTCGCCGAACTGCTGCCCCAGGCGGGGATCCGGCTGGCGGTGTTCGCCGCGGCCGTCTTCCTGGCGCTGCGGCTCAGGCGCGGCGAGAACTGGGCGCGCCTGACCCTCGCCGTGACACTGGGGATCTTCGGCACGCTCTCGCTCGTCATCGGCCCCGTCCAGTGGCTGCTGGCCGGCGGCTCGATCGGCGAGGCCGTCGCCGGGGCGGACGTGATGGGGCTGATCTTCGCGGGCAGCAGGATCATGCACGTGGTGGCCGTGCTGGGGGCGGTGACGCTGATGTTCCAGCCCAGGGCCAACGCCTACTTCAAGAGACCGGCTCGCCTGCCGGCGCCTTGAGATTGCGCACGCCGGGGGAGAGCAGGGCGGCGAGCGTGGACAGCACGACGATGACCGCGCACCCGAGCAGCGACTCCTCCGTGCCGAACCACTCCGCCGCCCGCCCCGCGAGCACCAGCCCGATCGGGCCGAACATCAGCGACCCGAGCATGTCGTACGCGCTGACCCGCGACAGCGACTCGCCCGGTATCTCCCGCTGCATCGTCGTCTGCCACAGCACGCCGAACACGTCGAAGCACACCCCCAGCACGAACGCCCCGATCACGATGGCCCAGAGCGGCGCGTCCAGCCCGAGCAGCACGTACGGCAGCGCGACCGGCAGGCAGAGCAGCACACCCATCAGAATGGGGCGGCGCGGCCGCAACCGCATCGCGATCAGCACCCCGACGATCGTCCCGACGGCCTCGCCCGCCAGGAACGCCGACCAGGCCGCCGGGCCGCCCAGGGTCTCCTTGGCCAGCAGCGGGCCCAGCACCCCGTGACCGGCCTGGATGGCCATGACGATCAGCGAGAACTGCGCGACCACCACCCAGATCCACTGCCGCGAGGCGAACTCCCGCCAGCCGTCCCGCAGATCGGCCACCACCGAGTGCCGCCGCCTCGGCTCCGGGGCCGTGTCCGGCTTCATCCGCATCATGGCGATCAGCAGGCCGGCCGTGGTGAACATCGCGCCGCTCACGATCAGCGCCCAGCCGCCGCCGAGGAGCACCACCGCGCCGCCGCCGAGCACCGCGCCCAGCACACGGGCGGCGTTCGCGCCCAGGCCGATCAGCGCGTTGCCGGCCTGCAGCCGGTCGACGGGCACGACCTCGGGGATGATCCCGGTGAACGCGGGGAACGCGATCGCCGTCGCCACCCCGCTGAACGCGGCCGCCGCGCACAGCGCGGGCAGCGGGGTCCAGCCGGTGAGCAGCATCGCCGCCAGCGCGAGATACCCGGTCGCCATCAGGAAGTCGCCGGCCATCAGCACCGACGTCCGCGGCAGCCGGTCCGCGAGCACGCCGCCGAACAGGGTCAACGCGATCATGGGCACCGCCTCGGCGGTGAGCACCGCGGACAGGGTCGAGGCGGTGGCGCCGGGCAGGCCGAGCACGCCGAACGCCAGGGCCACCGGTGCGAACGCGCTGCCCAGGACCGCGATGGTCCTCGCCGACACCAGCAACGCGAACCGGCGATCCCGGAGCAGCCCGAGATCGCGTAGATAGCTCTGCACCGGGCGCAACCCCCCATGGAAAACGGCCAAACTCCGTTATTCTGCCGTTCTCCATGGCCCTTGTCGTGCGAATATTCCTCCGGTAACAAGACCTGACACGGAATGTGTCCGCCTTTGGCAAGACTCCGGTCCCCTTTCTCCCGTAATTTGCTAGGGCCCGGCTGTCGGCGAGGGGACTCCATGGGTCGGCTGGTCTATCGCGGTAGGTGGACGCTCCTGGCGCTGAGCCTGGTGGCGGCCCTGCTGATCGCGCCGCTGGCCAGGTCAGGGCGGGTGACCGGCGGCGGCTTCGAGGACCCGCGCACCGGCTCCGCGATCGCCGCGCGCTGGAGCGAGCAGTGGTACGGCGGCCAGAGCCCCGACGTGGTCGTCCTCTACCGGCATCCGGCGGTCAAGGTACGCGACCCGCGGTACAAGAAGGCAGTGCACGACTCGCTGCGCCGGCTGCCGGACGCCTATGTGCGGCGGATGGCCACGTACTGGACGACGGGGTCGAAGGAGATGGTGTCCGGGGACGAGCACTCGACGTACGCGCTGATCACGCTGAAGGGCGCCAAGAGGGAGAGCTACGCGGCCATCGCGGGGCGGCTCAGGAGTGCCAGGAACCTCTACGTCAAGGTCGGCGGGGCGGTGCCGACGCAGGCGGAGCTGGACGCCCAGGCGGCCGCCGACCTGGGCCGCGCCGCCGCCGTCGGGGCGCCGGTGCTGCTGGTGTTGCTGGTGGCGGTGTTCGGGAGCCTGGTGGCGGCGCTCCTGCCGCTGCTCGTGGGGGCGCTCGCGGTGCTCTGCGCGCTGGCGCTGCTCCCCGAGGTGTCCGTCTACTCCTGGTACGCCGTCATGCTGCTCGGGCTCGGGCTGGCCGCCGGGCATTCGCTGCTCATGCTCAGGACGTTCAGGGAGGAGCTCAGAGGCGGGGCGTCGAACGAGGAGGCGGTGGCGCGGACGATGGCCTCGGCCGGGCGGGCCGTCGCCGTCTCCGGGGCGACGGTGGCCGCGTCGCTGCTGGCGCTGCTGCTGTTCCCGCAGCCGTTCCTGCGCTCGATCGGGCTGGGGGCGGCGGCGGTGGCGCTGATCGCGGCGGTGGCCGCGCTCACCTTGCTGCCTGCCCTGCTGGGGATACTCGGGTCCCGCGTGGACGCGCTGAGGCCGGTACCCGACTTACCGCAGGGCGGCGGCCTGTGGCACGCCGTCGCGTCCGGCGTGGTGCGCCGGCCGGTCGCGTATCTGGTGGCGGTGACGGTCGTGCTGGTGTCGCTGTCGGCGCCGCTCTCGCACCTCCAGTTCGGGAACGCGGACCACAGGGCGCTCCCCGCCGCCTCCGACAGCCGCCTGGTGGCCGAGGCTCTCGACCGGGACTTCCGCGGGAACGCTCTCTCGCCGATCGACGTGCACGTCCTGGCCGACGGCGTGCTCTACGCCCGGCCCTTCATGGAGCAGGTGGAGCGGCTGCCGCACGTCACGGGTGTCGACGTGGCGGGGGAGTCGAGGAAGAACGGCGACGTGCGGCTCGCCGTACGGCATGATCTCGACCCCATGTCGGCGCAGGCCGAGGCGCTGGTCACGTCGATCAGGTCCCTGACGCCCGAGCCGGAGGTCAGGCAGGTCGTGGTCGGCGGGTCCACCGCCGCGCGGCTCGACCTCTCCGGCAGCCTCTCCGCCACCCTGCCGTGGCTGGCGCTGGTGGTCTGCGCGGTGATGTCGGTGCTGCTGTGCGCGGGCTCCGGGTCGCTGGTGCTGCCCGTTCGCGCGCTGACGGCCATGGCGCTGTCCGTGGGGGCGTCGTTCGGGGTGCTCGCGTGGGCCTTCCAGGGCGGGTGGCTGGGGTTCGCGGGACCCGTCGACGTCTCCGTGGCGCTGCTGATCGTGGTCGTGCTCTTCGGGCTGTCCGTGAGCTACGAGGTGTACCTGGTCTCCCGGGCGCGTTCCGAGTGGCTGCGTACCGGGGACCACGCGGGGGCCGTGGCGGCGGGGCTGCGGGAGACGGGCGGGGTGATCACGGGTGCGGCGCTCCTGCCGATGGCCGTCGCAGGGGCGTTCGCGACGGCGGGGATCACGGTGGTGCGGCTGCTCGGTGTGGGGCTGTGTGTGGCGATCGCGGTGGACGCGGTGCTGGTGTGCGTGCTGCTGGGGCCCGCTTCCCTGTGGTTGCTGGGCTCCGCGAGCTGGTGGCCGCTCCGGCCCCGCGAGCGCGCCGGGCCGCGCGAGGACCCGCCGCCCCTTCCGCTGCCGCCCGCGGACCGGCGGCCGATCACGGCGGGCGGCTCCGATCAGCGCCCGATGCTGACCCTCAAGGGAAGACCGGCCGTCTTCGGCGCGGACACCGATCCCGTGCCGGTGCCCGCCGAGCCCGCGGAGCTCGACCGGCCCGCGTGGGAGAAGGTGGCGGAGGGACGTACCAGGGCGGTGCGCGCCAATACCGACGGATCAGGCTGGAAATGGGTCGAGGTGGACGAATGAGGCTGACGTGAAGTCATGGATTTCATTGAACGTTATTGATCGTCCGGATAGTGTGCGATATGCCCACGATCATCCCCTGGAAGTTAAGGTGCCATGCGACGGCGGTTACGGCAGCTCTTCGTCATCGGACTCGCTCTCTCACTCCTAGGCATCGGCGTTCCGGCGTGGTCGGAGGACGACCCCAGGAGCTGTAACGACCTGATGTCCGCCGACACCCCGGCGTACGTGATGTGCCGGTGGCTGGCCACCCCCGAGGAGGCCGCGGACATCGCGAAGTTCTGGCTCGACAACGACGGTCAGCACATGCAGGAAGCCGGGCCCCAGAACCCCATCACGGTGGACTGCACCGAAGAGGGCAACGTGTGCCCGACCGACTCCGAGGGCGACGGCGAGATGCACGACGTCGACTCCCCGGACGTCCCGGGCGCCGAGGACGGCGGCACGCCCGAATGCAACAACGGCACCGAGTGCGGCTACGTCGACCCGACCGGAGTCACGGCCGCCGAGAAGACCTCCGCCCAGGAGAGCATGGCGGGCAAGGCCGCGCAGGCCGTCGTACAGACGAAGATGCGCCTCTGGATCGAGACCGAGCTCGCCGACGACTACAAGGCGGGCAAGCTGGCCGAGGCCGTCAAGAAGGTCGCCGCGCTGGTCGCCGCGCAGCCGGGCGTCGTCGGCGTCAGGTTCACCTCGCAGCTCGGCTTCAACCAGACGTTCACCACGGCGGACGAGCTGGACAAGTTCGTCGCCGAGACCACGGCCGCGCTGCGTACCGCGGTGCCGGGCAAGAAGCTGGCCGCGCACACGGTGGTCCCGGTGTTCGGCTGCGGCGCCAACGACGCCTGCAAGGCCGAGATGACCAAGAAGTACCCGCTGCTCGACCCCGAGCGCATCGGCGCCTGGCTCAACAAGGGCCTGATCGACCAGCTCGCCCTCGACAACGGCCACCTGGCCACCGAGTACGCCACCTGGAAGATCGACGCCGCTGAGGCCCAGCGCAACCAGTCGATCCAGGTTCGCGCCCGCGCCTGGGACGCCTACGCCCAGATCGCCGTCGAGGACGCCTCCTTCGCCGCCTCGGGGTCCTCCCAGCTGAACGAGGAGCAGGCCACCAAGGCCATCACCGAACGCATCGCCTCCCCGCTCCAGGAAGACGCGGCGGAGACGGTCACGCTGTGGACGCGCTGGCAGAACAACCAGGGCCAGGTCAACCGGGTGTACGGCGAGAAGTGGGCCGCCAACACCACCTGGGAGCAGCTCAAGAAGCTCGACTCGGTCCGCGCCCGGCTGGCGACCATCTACGACCCGGCCAACCCCGAGGTGGACGTGACCACGGACCTGAAGAACCTCTCGGAGGTCTTCGGCCAGGTCTACCTGCACGCCGCCTGACTCTCCCTCCGTAAGGCCCGGGGCACCGCTTCGCCGGTACCCGGGCCTTCGTCATGAGCCGGGTCTCAGAGGAGAGTCCCGCCCGTGACCTCGAACCTGGTCAGGGCCGCGTCGATCCGGGCCAGCGTGTCGGGGTGCAGGGTGAGGTCGGCCGCCGCGAGGTTCTCCTCGATGTGGGCAGGGGTGCGGCTGCCCGGGATGGTCACCACGTGCTCGTCCTGGTGCAGCAGCCAGGCCAGGGCGAGCTGCGCGGGCGTGATGCCCAGCTGCGCGGCCAAGGCCCTGATCGGGGCGTAGCGGTCGTTGTTGCTCGCCAGGTTCTCGGTGGAGAAGCGGGGCGCGTTGTGGCGGAAGTCGCCCTCCTCGAGCGTCCGCACCGTGCCGGTCAGGAATCCGGTGCCCAGCGGGCTCCACGCCACGATCCCCACGCCCAGCTCCCTCGCGGTCGCCAGCAGGTCGGGGTCGATGGGGCGCCACATCGACCACTCGTTCTGCACGGCCGTCACCGGGTGCACCGCGTGCGCGGCCCTGAGCTGGGCGGCCGTCACGTTGGACAGGCCGATGTGCTTGATCAGTCCGTCC
The nucleotide sequence above comes from Nonomuraea helvata. Encoded proteins:
- a CDS encoding MMPL family transporter, giving the protein MGRLVYRGRWTLLALSLVAALLIAPLARSGRVTGGGFEDPRTGSAIAARWSEQWYGGQSPDVVVLYRHPAVKVRDPRYKKAVHDSLRRLPDAYVRRMATYWTTGSKEMVSGDEHSTYALITLKGAKRESYAAIAGRLRSARNLYVKVGGAVPTQAELDAQAAADLGRAAAVGAPVLLVLLVAVFGSLVAALLPLLVGALAVLCALALLPEVSVYSWYAVMLLGLGLAAGHSLLMLRTFREELRGGASNEEAVARTMASAGRAVAVSGATVAASLLALLLFPQPFLRSIGLGAAAVALIAAVAALTLLPALLGILGSRVDALRPVPDLPQGGGLWHAVASGVVRRPVAYLVAVTVVLVSLSAPLSHLQFGNADHRALPAASDSRLVAEALDRDFRGNALSPIDVHVLADGVLYARPFMEQVERLPHVTGVDVAGESRKNGDVRLAVRHDLDPMSAQAEALVTSIRSLTPEPEVRQVVVGGSTAARLDLSGSLSATLPWLALVVCAVMSVLLCAGSGSLVLPVRALTAMALSVGASFGVLAWAFQGGWLGFAGPVDVSVALLIVVVLFGLSVSYEVYLVSRARSEWLRTGDHAGAVAAGLRETGGVITGAALLPMAVAGAFATAGITVVRLLGVGLCVAIAVDAVLVCVLLGPASLWLLGSASWWPLRPRERAGPREDPPPLPLPPADRRPITAGGSDQRPMLTLKGRPAVFGADTDPVPVPAEPAELDRPAWEKVAEGRTRAVRANTDGSGWKWVEVDE
- a CDS encoding MFS transporter; the encoded protein is MQSYLRDLGLLRDRRFALLVSARTIAVLGSAFAPVALAFGVLGLPGATASTLSAVLTAEAVPMIALTLFGGVLADRLPRTSVLMAGDFLMATGYLALAAMLLTGWTPLPALCAAAAFSGVATAIAFPAFTGIIPEVVPVDRLQAGNALIGLGANAARVLGAVLGGGAVVLLGGGWALIVSGAMFTTAGLLIAMMRMKPDTAPEPRRRHSVVADLRDGWREFASRQWIWVVVAQFSLIVMAIQAGHGVLGPLLAKETLGGPAAWSAFLAGEAVGTIVGVLIAMRLRPRRPILMGVLLCLPVALPYVLLGLDAPLWAIVIGAFVLGVCFDVFGVLWQTTMQREIPGESLSRVSAYDMLGSLMFGPIGLVLAGRAAEWFGTEESLLGCAVIVVLSTLAALLSPGVRNLKAPAGEPVS
- a CDS encoding aldo/keto reductase — its product is MKTRTLGSLQVPALGFGAMVLSPGVYGEIDDDRAEVALKAALDGGATHVDTSDAYGVDGHNERLVGRAIKGRRDEVVVATKFGLAIPEGEPSRSHPVGYAFNELRVNTEPRLIRGYAERSLRNLGTDVIDLYYSHYPDPGVPIEDVAGALAGLVRDGLIKHIGLSNVTAAQLRAAHAVHPVTAVQNEWSMWRPIDPDLLATARELGVGIVAWSPLGTGFLTGTVRTLEEGDFRHNAPRFSTENLASNNDRYAPIRALAAQLGITPAQLALAWLLHQDEHVVTIPGSRTPAHIEENLAAADLTLHPDTLARIDAALTRFEVTGGTLL